From Halanaeroarchaeum sulfurireducens, a single genomic window includes:
- a CDS encoding RNA ligase partner protein has product MAASEHPLKQRFVLDTSVFITEEIRREDEGIEAAILRLLDRIADAKLQLGISCYMPPSIHGELTGMLDDRNVSDEVYEKLNTWIIRKNPAHFEVMIPADVVYEFVNDMSDRVNRGLRLSERAVREAEELENTTLEEHEYKTKVDELVGRLRDKYRRTLRQGILDSKEDFDLLVLARELEAGVVTEDQGIINWAEDFGLRYMYGREFPTLLEAYLDADQRNAYYPADEE; this is encoded by the coding sequence ATGGCCGCGTCGGAACACCCGCTCAAACAGCGATTCGTCCTGGACACGTCGGTGTTCATCACGGAGGAGATCAGACGCGAGGACGAGGGCATCGAGGCCGCCATCCTGCGGTTGCTCGACCGCATCGCCGACGCGAAACTCCAGTTGGGCATCTCCTGTTACATGCCCCCATCGATTCACGGTGAGTTGACGGGGATGCTCGACGATCGGAACGTCTCCGATGAGGTCTACGAGAAACTCAACACGTGGATCATCCGGAAGAACCCGGCCCACTTCGAGGTCATGATCCCGGCGGACGTGGTCTACGAGTTCGTCAACGACATGTCCGACCGGGTGAACCGCGGCCTCCGACTCTCCGAGCGGGCGGTTCGGGAGGCCGAGGAACTCGAGAACACGACCCTCGAGGAACACGAGTACAAGACGAAGGTCGACGAACTGGTCGGCAGACTGCGGGACAAGTACCGGCGGACGCTCCGGCAGGGTATCCTCGATTCGAAGGAGGACTTCGACCTGCTCGTGCTGGCGCGCGAACTGGAGGCCGGCGTCGTGACCGAGGATCAGGGCATCATCAACTGGGCCGAGGACTTCGGCCTGCGATACATGTACGGCCGGGAGTTCCCCACGCTCCTGGAGGCGTATCTCGACGCGGATCAGCGCAACGCCTACTACCCGGCAGACGAGGAGTAG